The following proteins are co-located in the Desulfobaccales bacterium genome:
- the lon gene encoding endopeptidase La — MMFRLNRPSKGDQNGKRHQTVPLLPLRDIVVFPHMVVPLFIGRERSIAALDHAMGQDKYVLLCTQKDARRDEPKESEIHRVGTLAAILQMLRLPDGTVKVLIEGKYRAYVRQYLPSPHFFQVEAEELHEVWEPSPEAEALRRAVVESFETYCKLNKKVPQEALQSVAGLEDPGRLADSVAGHLAVKTEEKQALLENLDPVKRLERVLTLLNQENEVLTIEHRIKNRVKKQMEKTQREYYLNEQMRAIQKEMGEKEDLKSEIQELERRLRRKRMSAEATQKVKHELKKLKLMSPMSAEATVSRNYIDWLLSLPWYEKTKDRYDIAEAQRILDEDHYGLEKPKERILEYLAVQSLVKKMKGPILCLVGPPGVGKTSLARSVARALGRNFVRLSLGGVRDEAEIRGHRRTYIGALPGKIIQSLRKAKSNNPVFCLDEVDKMSTDFRGDPSAALLEVLDPEQNVAFNDHYLDCDYDLSEVMFITTANNLYSIPLPLQDRMEIIRIPGYTEVEKLHIAEKFLIPKQAQANGLTLENIQFSENAIYTIIRQYTREAGVRNLEREIAAICRKVAREVAEKGKDHKVRVTSQSVPQYLGVPKYRYGKTEEKDEIGLTNGLAWTEFGGELLQIEVVVLPGRGKLLITGKLGEVMQESAQAALSYVRSVAESLGLARDFYRKIDLHIHVPEGAIPKDGPSAGITMATSIVSALLQIPVKRDVAMTGEITLRGRVLPIGGLKEKIIAAHRHQMKLVIIPRDNEKDIKEIPARILKAVELVPVDHMDEVLKLALVLDDPERLFKPAPPPVAPEPAFLPPPEIPEIQAH; from the coding sequence ATGATGTTTCGCCTGAACCGTCCGTCCAAGGGGGACCAAAACGGCAAGCGCCATCAGACGGTGCCGCTCCTGCCGCTTCGGGACATTGTGGTCTTCCCCCACATGGTGGTGCCGCTGTTCATCGGCCGGGAGCGCTCCATCGCCGCCCTGGACCATGCCATGGGCCAGGACAAGTACGTGCTCCTGTGCACTCAGAAGGACGCCCGGCGGGATGAGCCCAAGGAGAGCGAAATCCACCGGGTGGGCACCCTGGCCGCCATCCTGCAGATGCTGAGGCTCCCGGACGGCACCGTCAAGGTCCTCATTGAGGGCAAGTATCGGGCCTATGTGCGCCAATACCTCCCCAGCCCCCACTTTTTCCAGGTGGAGGCCGAGGAGCTGCACGAGGTCTGGGAGCCCTCCCCCGAGGCCGAGGCCCTGCGCCGGGCGGTGGTGGAGAGCTTTGAGACCTATTGCAAGCTGAACAAGAAGGTGCCCCAGGAGGCCCTGCAGTCCGTGGCCGGCCTGGAGGATCCGGGCCGCCTGGCCGACTCCGTGGCCGGGCACCTGGCGGTCAAGACCGAAGAGAAGCAGGCCCTCCTGGAGAACCTGGACCCGGTGAAACGCCTGGAGCGAGTCCTGACGCTCCTCAACCAGGAAAACGAGGTCCTCACCATCGAGCACCGCATCAAGAACCGGGTCAAGAAGCAGATGGAAAAGACCCAGCGGGAGTACTATCTCAACGAGCAGATGCGGGCCATCCAGAAGGAGATGGGGGAAAAGGAGGACCTCAAAAGCGAGATCCAGGAGCTGGAGCGGCGCCTCAGGCGCAAGCGCATGAGTGCCGAGGCCACCCAGAAGGTGAAGCACGAGCTGAAAAAACTCAAGCTCATGAGCCCCATGAGCGCCGAGGCCACCGTTTCCCGCAACTACATTGACTGGCTCCTGTCCCTCCCCTGGTATGAGAAGACCAAGGACCGCTACGACATCGCCGAGGCCCAGCGCATCCTGGACGAAGACCATTACGGCCTGGAGAAGCCCAAGGAGCGCATCCTGGAATACCTGGCGGTGCAGAGCCTGGTGAAGAAGATGAAGGGCCCCATCCTCTGTCTGGTGGGGCCGCCGGGAGTGGGCAAGACTTCGCTGGCCCGCTCCGTGGCCCGGGCCTTGGGCCGCAACTTCGTGCGCCTCTCCCTGGGCGGCGTGCGGGATGAGGCGGAAATCCGGGGCCATAGGCGCACCTACATCGGGGCGCTCCCGGGCAAGATCATCCAGTCCCTGCGCAAGGCCAAGAGCAACAACCCGGTCTTCTGCCTGGATGAAGTGGACAAGATGAGCACTGATTTTAGGGGCGATCCTTCCGCGGCGCTCCTGGAGGTGCTGGATCCGGAGCAGAACGTCGCCTTCAACGACCATTACCTGGACTGCGACTATGACCTCTCCGAGGTGATGTTCATCACCACGGCCAACAATCTTTACTCCATCCCCCTGCCGCTGCAGGACCGCATGGAGATCATCCGCATCCCCGGCTACACCGAGGTGGAAAAACTCCACATTGCGGAAAAGTTCCTCATCCCCAAGCAGGCCCAGGCCAACGGCCTGACGCTGGAGAACATCCAGTTCTCGGAGAACGCCATCTACACCATCATCCGCCAGTACACCCGGGAGGCGGGGGTGCGCAACCTGGAGCGGGAGATCGCCGCCATCTGCCGCAAGGTGGCCCGGGAAGTGGCGGAGAAGGGCAAGGACCACAAGGTGCGGGTCACCAGCCAGTCCGTGCCCCAGTATTTGGGGGTGCCCAAGTACCGCTACGGCAAGACCGAGGAGAAAGACGAGATCGGCCTCACCAACGGCTTGGCCTGGACGGAGTTCGGAGGCGAGCTCCTGCAGATCGAGGTGGTGGTGCTGCCCGGCCGGGGCAAGCTCCTCATCACCGGCAAGCTGGGCGAAGTGATGCAGGAGTCGGCCCAGGCGGCCCTGTCCTATGTGCGCTCGGTAGCCGAGAGCCTGGGGCTGGCCCGGGACTTCTACCGCAAGATCGACCTGCACATCCACGTGCCCGAGGGCGCCATCCCCAAGGACGGCCCCTCCGCCGGCATCACCATGGCGACGAGCATCGTCTCCGCCCTGCTGCAGATCCCGGTGAAGCGGGACGTGGCCATGACCGGGGAGATCACGCTGAGGGGGCGGGTGCTCCCCATCGGCGGGCTCAAGGAGAAGATCATCGCCGCCCACCGCCACCAGATGAAGCTGGTCATCATCCCCCGGGACAATGAAAAGGACATCAAGGAGATCCCGGCCCGCATCCTCAAGGCGGTGGAGCTGGTGCCCGTGGATCACATGGACGAGGTGCTGAAGCTGGCCCTGGTGCTGGATGACCCCGAGCGGCTCTTCAAGCCGGCGCCGCCGCCGGTGGCCCCGGAACCGGCCTTCCTGCCGCCGCCGGAGATTCCGGAGATCCAGGCGCATTAA